The Ogataea parapolymorpha DL-1 chromosome III, whole genome shotgun sequence nucleotide sequence GGACACCATTGGGACGTGAAAGCCTGTGACTGGCATCCAACTTTGGGTTTGGTCGTTAGTGGCTCCAAAGATAATTTGGTGAAATTTTGGGATCCAAGAGACGGGAAATGCATATCCACCATCCATGACTTCAAACATACAGTGACAAAGGTGCGATTCCAGCCAAAAGGAAACCAAAGATTGCTGGCGGCGTGTTCCAGAGACCATTCCACCAGAATATTTGACATCAGACTAATGAAAACTATCAACGTTATAAAATCCACGGACGACGTTGACTTGACCTCTATTACGTGGCATCCTGTCCACTCGTCCACACTTACCATTGGTGGTTACGACGGATCGTTGTCTACCTACGACCTGGCAAAGGAATTAAATCAAGACTTGGTCTTCAATAGAGAAAAACAGCCTACTTCCACCACCTCTCCGCTCCACAGAATCCCGTACGCTCACGACAAGGCCATTCATGACCTTGAATATCATCCTCTTGGACACGTGCTGTGCACCGCGGGAGCAGATAAATCAATGCGCTTCTGGTGTCGATCCAGACCGAACGATCCACTTGCATTCAAAGACAACGCCTACACTGGAGAATCCTGGGCGGAAAAGCAGCCGTTTGCGATGGAACAGAACGGAAGAGAGTCGGAGCAGAAACAGTTCTACCCGCCTCCTCCTTCTGGTCTCCCAGGATTATCTGGATTACCAGGCTTGCCAGGATTGCCAGGCCTGCAAGGAATTAATTCTTTACCAAATATTCCTGGAATGActaataaataaaattcGACATATCACATATTATTTACAATGTATTAATTCGTAGCAAGAACTTGCTTGACGGGCTTGTACCCATCTTTATAAAACTTTTCAACCTCTGACAGATAATGTTGCCCAAAAGTAGATCTGTAATGTAGCAAAAAATCATAAATATGCTGCAAAAGCACACTCTCGAAGCGCCCCACGTTGTTCTTTCCGTTTGATTTCCTCCCGCAGTTGTAGCTGAACGACTCCCCCACATTGGACATGATGAAATAGTTGACATCCAATTGGTCGATCTCCTCTAACGTAACCTTCTCGTAAATTTTTTCATACTTCTCAACccgtttgagaaaatcggTGATGGCTTCCTCGCGTGGCATGCCATAGTAGTCTTTATTAGTGGTTTTGCGCTCAATGTTGTATCTCCTCAAAGAAATGTTTGCACAGCAGACTTCTAAAATGGCGATGTTGATCACCACGTTCGCTTCAGAAGCCGTTTGTCTGATAGTCTGTACTActttctctcttctttcCTTCGTTGTATTAGTGGCATCAAACACCCCAATGTCTATCTCATCACGTATAAGGCTGCTGGTGAGCTCATTTAGTGCCTCAAACGCATATAGTTCGCGTAGACGTTGTGTAGCGCTTTTAGTGAAATCGAAATCAAATTTGTGCGTTAACTGCTTCTCGTACCTTCTCCTCACATTACCAGCATTGAAAGACTTAAAACGTAAGTCTGCGCGCTTCACTCTATTCACGTAAGTCTCAAGGTGTTCGGCCACCGTTGATTTCCCACTGGCAGGAAGCCCAACTAAACAGATAACCCATTTTTCGCGCTCCGGATCAGCAACGTCCGTCGCCAGCTCTGTGGTGGCAGACTCAGCGTCGTCATCCACAACTTCCCTCTGGTCGAGCGAAAAGAGGTTAGCGTGTAACAAATTTCCCACTTCACTCTCTACCAAGCTCGGAAAGAACTCCGGAGTGGTGGCGGCCGTTTGTATGGTGGCTATCGATGTTGTTGACTGGGTCCTTGTGGAACTAACACCAGTGCTTGATTCACTCAGCATATTGGAATTTCTCAAACGTATTCTGGTGACTTTGCCTTTTTAATATTGTCAACCCCTCCCGATGCAAACCAGAACTCAACTGTGATTGTTCTcatttcttttttggaaaagaggAGTAAAATACGCTAAAATTTGAGCGGAGTTACCCAAAAAAATCCTAAAATCTTGCGCGGCTCGTGACCGACCGTTTTTCTCGCCATAGAAGTCCGAAACACACCTAAGACCTCTCTAATCCATTTCCCTTTTCTTGAGAAAATACATCCCAATTTGAAGCTCTCTCACCACTTTTTTCATTTCGTTATCGGACGATACAtcttcgagctcgagaagcGTCCGCAAAAATGATTTCATATTGTTGAAATCCCTGTAGGTGATATCTAAATGCCCGAGACGATTAGCGTTGTCAAAAAGAAACGTTCCACCATACTCTAATCTCGAACACGGAGAGACGTACCAGCACGGATGCATTTGACCTAGTTCGTCTAGCCTCGAGGTGGTCTTTCTAGCAGACTCGTCCTTGACTGTGGTTGGCAATTTCGGGAACTCGGTGATCTTGATCGCAGGAGTGTATTTGTACTCCTTCAATATCATTAATCCGTAGACATCGCTGTCGACCAATGCCACGACCTTTGCCTCTGGATAGTGCTGTGTTAAATGGTACA carries:
- a CDS encoding Polyadenylation factor subunit 2 → MFQRKEDDSEKKLQHRRTVDYFTPLGRYMVQKNVYNRRGRQPLGKIRPEMSYLSQLLPPHSEQPEVVDLATKFVHVSTNKSKHAIHALKWTPDARRVLVSSHSGEFTIWNGLTFNFESIMQAHDSPIFALQYSHNGDWLLSADQIGCIKFWQPNFNNVNILPKAHDNAIQDIVFSPNDSKFVSCSDDLTLKIWNFSTATEERTLKGHHWDVKACDWHPTLGLVVSGSKDNLVKFWDPRDGKCISTIHDFKHTVTKVRFQPKGNQRLLAACSRDHSTRIFDIRLMKTINVIKSTDDVDLTSITWHPVHSSTLTIGGYDGSLSTYDLAKELNQDLVFNREKQPTSTTSPLHRIPYAHDKAIHDLEYHPLGHVLCTAGADKSMRFWCRSRPNDPLAFKDNAYTGESWAEKQPFAMEQNGRESEQKQFYPPPPSGLPGLSGLPGLPGLPGLQGINSLPNIPGMTNK